The Nitrospiria bacterium genome includes a window with the following:
- a CDS encoding four helix bundle protein — MNSFIFPFEKLDVRRMAVDHADRVFSLIERLPADRHLRLVSQLEGAVTSISQNIARRRKLFHEEDCKELRGRCEMIDGKINGLRNSLRGVSNVRPPTSNLGPPT; from the coding sequence ATGAACTCGTTTATTTTCCCGTTTGAAAAACTGGACGTCCGGCGGATGGCGGTTGATCATGCTGACAGGGTTTTTTCGTTAATAGAGCGGCTTCCTGCCGATAGACATCTGCGATTGGTTTCTCAATTGGAAGGGGCCGTGACATCCATATCGCAAAATATTGCCAGAAGAAGAAAATTGTTTCATGAAGAAGATTGCAAAGAGTTGAGAGGGCGTTGTGAAATGATTGATGGGAAGATCAACGGGCTCAGAAATTCTTTGCGAGGAGTTTCCAACGTAAGGCCTCCAACCTCCAACCTCGGACCTCCAACATGA
- a CDS encoding carbamoyltransferase C-terminal domain-containing protein, whose protein sequence is MIILGINAYHADAAAAIVVDGKLVAAAEEERFRRIKHWAGHPSEAIRYCLSEAGVTIHDVDHVAVSRDPKAHFFRKALFALGHRPKWAYLADRMKNRSRVKDVKGVLSEALGVKGEEGLGDKGIGIRAKVHYIEHHRAHMASGFLVSPFDRAAVISIDALGDYTSAMWGLGEGGRLEVGGQILFPHSLGFFYTAATQYLGFPNYGDEYKVMGLAAFGEPEFVDALRKIIRLKKDGTFELDLGYFRHPSEGVSMTWDGGSPAVGPLYSDRWECLLGPARKPDEAITKRHENIASSLQAVFEEVYFTLLNKLHEVHKLRTLCLSGGCAMNSVANGKITDRTPFEKIYVPPAPGDAGTAIGAAFYLYHRLSDRPRSFVMDHAFWGPSFDGESLRRALEAEAWRSEKEATPVKSLPQASNLKPTASRVEIPDEDELCRRTAQAIADGKVVGWFQGRMEWGPRALGHRSIVADPRRADMKDVLNARIKRREPFRPFAPSILLEAVGDWFEKSEPDPFMLKVFPVKKEKRSLIPAVTHADGTGRLQTVDRAADPRYWKLIRAFASLTGVPLVLNTSFNENEPIVRGPSEAVDCFLRTKMDVLVMGNFLVEKVGGKEPQT, encoded by the coding sequence ATGATTATTCTCGGCATCAACGCCTATCACGCCGACGCCGCCGCGGCGATCGTCGTGGACGGCAAGCTCGTCGCGGCCGCGGAGGAGGAGCGCTTCCGGCGGATCAAGCACTGGGCCGGGCATCCATCGGAGGCGATCCGCTATTGCCTGTCCGAGGCCGGCGTCACGATCCATGACGTGGACCATGTCGCGGTCTCGCGCGATCCGAAGGCGCATTTCTTTCGGAAGGCCCTCTTCGCGCTGGGCCACCGGCCGAAATGGGCCTATCTCGCGGACCGGATGAAAAATCGGTCGCGGGTGAAAGACGTCAAAGGGGTCTTGAGTGAGGCGTTAGGGGTGAAGGGTGAAGAGGGATTAGGGGATAAAGGGATAGGGATTAGGGCGAAGGTTCATTATATCGAACACCACCGCGCGCACATGGCGAGCGGCTTCCTGGTCTCGCCCTTCGACCGGGCCGCGGTGATTTCGATCGACGCCCTGGGGGACTATACCAGCGCGATGTGGGGGCTGGGGGAAGGCGGGAGATTGGAGGTCGGAGGCCAAATCTTATTCCCGCATTCGCTCGGATTTTTCTACACCGCGGCGACGCAGTATCTGGGTTTTCCAAACTACGGCGACGAGTACAAGGTGATGGGCCTCGCGGCCTTCGGCGAGCCGGAGTTCGTGGATGCCCTCCGCAAAATCATCCGGCTTAAAAAAGACGGGACCTTCGAGCTTGACCTTGGCTACTTTCGCCATCCATCCGAAGGCGTTTCGATGACCTGGGACGGCGGTTCGCCGGCGGTCGGGCCGCTCTATTCGGACCGCTGGGAGTGCCTGCTCGGCCCGGCGCGGAAGCCGGACGAGGCGATCACGAAGCGGCACGAGAACATCGCGTCCTCCCTGCAGGCCGTCTTCGAGGAGGTTTATTTCACCCTCCTCAACAAACTCCATGAAGTCCATAAGCTCCGGACGCTCTGTCTGTCCGGCGGCTGCGCGATGAACAGCGTCGCGAACGGGAAGATCACCGACCGGACGCCGTTTGAGAAAATCTACGTCCCGCCCGCCCCCGGGGATGCCGGCACCGCGATCGGCGCGGCCTTTTATCTGTACCACCGGCTCTCGGACCGGCCGCGCTCCTTCGTGATGGACCACGCGTTTTGGGGGCCGTCTTTCGACGGCGAAAGCTTACGAAGAGCGTTGGAGGCGGAAGCTTGGAGGTCGGAGAAGGAAGCGACGCCGGTCAAGTCCTTGCCTCAAGCCTCAAACCTCAAACCTACGGCGAGCAGGGTCGAAATTCCCGACGAGGACGAGCTTTGCCGAAGGACGGCGCAAGCGATCGCGGACGGGAAGGTCGTCGGATGGTTTCAGGGCCGCATGGAGTGGGGCCCGAGGGCGCTGGGCCATCGAAGCATAGTGGCCGACCCGCGCCGCGCCGATATGAAGGACGTGTTAAACGCGCGGATCAAGCGGCGCGAGCCCTTCCGTCCCTTCGCGCCGTCGATCCTGCTCGAAGCCGTCGGCGACTGGTTCGAGAAGAGCGAGCCCGATCCCTTCATGCTGAAGGTCTTCCCGGTCAAAAAAGAGAAGCGCTCCCTCATCCCGGCCGTGACGCACGCGGACGGGACCGGCCGGCTCCAGACGGTGGACCGCGCGGCCGATCCGCGTTATTGGAAGCTGATCCGGGCCTTCGCAAGCCTCACCGGCGTGCCGCTCGTGCTGAACACCTCCTTCAACGAAAACGAGCCGATCGTCCGCGGCCCCTCGGAAGCGGTGGATTGTTTCTTGAGGACGAAGATGGACGTTTTGGTCATGGGGAATTTTCTTGTAGAGAAGGTTGGAGGGAAGGAACCTCAAACATAA
- a CDS encoding sugar transferase, translated as MKILFINRYYSPDPSGTSRMLTDLATDLARSGHRVTVIASDADTRDAAVRYPGKETLDGVRVRRVRALRFDRRAVRRWVLNSLSFYPRVLIRALRLPRQDAVVFLSDPPLVFALGPVLRRLKGSPYVCWCQDVYPEVAIRLGILRERSAFAWFLKILSGRALRSSDGVIAVGERMSDLIRSRGVDPERIRVRPNWADGERVRPVLPEANRFLEKHGLRDKFIILYSGNMGLAHPFETVLGAAARLKAYDDIVFVFIGGGKQRRMLEQRSSGRTNIVLMPFQDEADLAQSLCAGDLHLVTLRPGLEGAIVPSKLYGALAAGRPVLYIGPAGSEAARVVEEAECGYVIAEGDVDAFCRAVLDLYRQPERRRLFGERARKVFESRFDRPDATRGFGLALVGLIENVRPASRLKRALDLGLSGVGLVASAPLWAVIACLVKGQDGGPVFHPQERVGRDGRIFTALKFRSMIPDAEAGSGPVQAAYNDPRVTRVGRVLRATAMDELPQLWNIFRGDMSFVGPRALRPLEIEAGGKTLEDRGLRLEATDKRGDTLLPRASNLRPQAGMFNDIPNFHLRHRVRPGLTGPAQVYAPRNATRRQKLRYDLLYVRSRSFGLDLKLIALSFLITFRGRWEAKGKKV; from the coding sequence ATGAAAATCCTTTTCATCAATCGTTATTACTCTCCCGACCCGTCGGGGACGAGCCGGATGCTGACGGACCTCGCGACCGATCTCGCGCGCTCAGGCCATCGCGTCACGGTGATCGCGAGCGACGCCGACACGCGGGACGCGGCCGTCCGCTATCCCGGAAAGGAAACGCTTGACGGCGTCCGGGTCCGTCGCGTCCGGGCCCTGCGGTTCGACCGCCGCGCCGTCCGGCGCTGGGTCTTGAACAGTTTGTCGTTTTATCCGCGGGTTCTGATCCGCGCCCTCCGGCTTCCGAGGCAGGACGCCGTCGTTTTCCTGAGCGATCCCCCGCTGGTTTTCGCGCTGGGCCCGGTGCTGCGCCGTCTGAAAGGCTCGCCCTACGTCTGCTGGTGCCAGGACGTCTATCCGGAGGTTGCGATCCGTCTGGGGATTCTCCGGGAGCGTTCCGCGTTCGCGTGGTTTTTGAAGATCCTTTCCGGCCGGGCCCTCCGGTCGTCCGACGGCGTGATCGCGGTCGGCGAGCGCATGTCCGATCTTATTCGAAGCCGCGGCGTCGATCCCGAAAGGATCCGCGTGCGGCCCAACTGGGCCGACGGGGAGCGCGTCCGTCCGGTCCTCCCCGAGGCCAACCGCTTCTTGGAGAAGCACGGCCTCCGGGACAAATTCATTATTCTTTATTCCGGCAACATGGGATTGGCCCATCCCTTCGAGACCGTCTTGGGCGCGGCCGCGCGCTTGAAAGCCTACGACGACATCGTCTTTGTCTTCATCGGCGGCGGAAAACAACGGCGGATGCTTGAGCAGCGCTCGTCGGGGCGGACGAACATCGTCCTCATGCCCTTTCAGGATGAAGCGGACCTCGCCCAAAGCCTTTGCGCGGGCGATCTCCATCTGGTGACGCTCCGGCCGGGCTTGGAGGGGGCGATCGTCCCGAGCAAGCTCTACGGCGCGCTCGCGGCCGGACGGCCCGTCCTTTATATCGGCCCCGCCGGGAGCGAGGCGGCCCGGGTCGTCGAGGAGGCGGAATGCGGCTATGTGATCGCGGAGGGGGACGTCGACGCTTTTTGCCGCGCAGTGCTGGATCTCTACCGTCAGCCGGAGCGGCGGCGGCTTTTCGGCGAGCGGGCGCGGAAAGTTTTCGAGTCGCGCTTCGACCGGCCGGACGCCACGCGGGGCTTCGGACTCGCGCTGGTCGGCCTGATCGAAAACGTCCGCCCGGCCTCGCGTCTGAAACGGGCCCTGGACCTCGGCCTGTCCGGCGTCGGACTTGTCGCCTCGGCGCCGCTCTGGGCGGTGATTGCATGTCTTGTGAAGGGACAGGACGGCGGGCCGGTCTTCCACCCCCAGGAGCGGGTCGGCCGCGACGGGCGGATCTTTACGGCGCTCAAGTTCCGCTCGATGATCCCCGACGCCGAGGCCGGAAGCGGCCCGGTCCAGGCGGCCTATAACGATCCGAGGGTGACGCGCGTCGGCCGTGTCCTTCGGGCCACCGCGATGGACGAGCTGCCGCAGCTCTGGAACATCTTCCGCGGGGACATGAGCTTCGTCGGGCCGAGGGCCTTGAGGCCGCTTGAAATCGAGGCGGGAGGGAAAACGTTGGAGGATCGAGGTTTGAGGTTGGAGGCAACAGACAAAAGAGGCGATACGCTTTTGCCTCGAGCCTCTAACCTCCGGCCTCAAGCCGGCATGTTTAATGATATTCCCAATTTTCACCTGCGGCATCGCGTCCGGCCGGGGCTGACGGGGCCGGCGCAGGTCTACGCGCCGAGGAACGCGACGCGCCGGCAAAAGCTGCGCTACGACCTTCTCTATGTCCGGTCCCGCTCGTTCGGACTCGATCTTAAACTCATCGCGCTCTCGTTCTTAATCACTTTCCGGGGCCGGTGGGAGGCGAAGGGGAAAAAAGTTTGA
- a CDS encoding NAD(P)/FAD-dependent oxidoreductase: MRDVVIVGAGPAGSYMARCLAEEGLDVLLLEEHAEAGEGVICSGIIGREAYERFDLPAEATVGALQRVRFHSPSGKVVDYDADGPLATIVSRKKFDAGLARRAVRAGAELRTGSRVRDVRAGPEGVRLEWRRDGESRELRARLCVLATGFGSGLVRRCGFGGPRERIQAAQALMPFRDQGSAGIYLGSRFAPRGFGWSVPIGDGLARIGVVTDRQAPGYLRRILNRPDVRPHRAAAGEPAAIEACPIPVGTLDETVADRLMVVGEAAGQVKTTTQGGIYYGLLCAETAARVAIGAFRAGDLSRAALAPYDRRWRERLGAELRLGLLLREFYSELSDRQVDRLFDLARIEGVLPMIERKVRFDWHGPVIRSVLNKGFLGAAVRSMLGLAPPTLAEGFIRRP, translated from the coding sequence ATGCGCGACGTCGTCATCGTGGGGGCGGGGCCGGCCGGCTCGTACATGGCCCGGTGCCTGGCCGAGGAGGGGCTGGATGTTCTGCTGCTGGAGGAGCACGCCGAGGCGGGCGAGGGCGTGATCTGCAGCGGCATCATCGGTCGCGAGGCCTACGAGCGCTTCGATCTTCCGGCCGAGGCGACGGTCGGCGCCCTGCAGCGCGTCCGTTTTCACTCGCCCTCCGGGAAGGTCGTCGATTACGACGCCGACGGCCCGCTGGCGACGATCGTCAGCCGCAAAAAATTCGACGCGGGGCTGGCCCGGCGGGCCGTCCGGGCGGGGGCCGAGCTTCGGACCGGAAGCCGGGTGAGGGACGTCCGGGCCGGGCCGGAGGGCGTGCGGCTGGAGTGGCGCCGCGACGGCGAGTCGCGCGAGCTCCGGGCGCGGCTCTGCGTGCTGGCGACCGGCTTCGGGTCCGGCCTCGTCCGGCGCTGCGGCTTCGGCGGCCCGCGCGAACGCATCCAGGCGGCGCAGGCGCTGATGCCGTTCCGGGATCAGGGCTCCGCCGGGATCTATCTCGGCTCGCGCTTCGCCCCGAGGGGTTTCGGCTGGTCGGTTCCGATCGGGGACGGCCTCGCCCGCATCGGCGTCGTCACGGACCGGCAGGCCCCGGGCTATCTCCGGCGGATCCTGAACCGGCCCGACGTCCGCCCGCACCGGGCGGCGGCGGGCGAACCCGCGGCGATCGAGGCCTGCCCCATTCCGGTCGGGACGCTCGATGAAACGGTCGCGGACCGGCTGATGGTCGTCGGCGAGGCGGCCGGCCAGGTGAAGACGACGACGCAGGGCGGCATCTACTACGGCCTGCTCTGCGCCGAGACGGCGGCCCGTGTCGCGATCGGGGCCTTTCGCGCGGGGGACCTTTCGCGCGCGGCGCTCGCGCCCTACGACCGTCGATGGCGGGAGCGGCTCGGGGCCGAGCTCCGGCTGGGCCTGCTGTTGCGGGAGTTCTATTCGGAGCTTTCGGACCGGCAGGTGGACCGTCTCTTCGACCTCGCGCGGATCGAGGGCGTGCTGCCGATGATCGAGCGGAAGGTCCGCTTCGACTGGCACGGCCCGGTCATCCGCTCGGTCCTGAACAAGGGTTTTCTCGGCGCGGCCGTCCGGTCGATGCTGGGACTGGCGCCGCCGACCCTCGCCGAAGGATTCATTCGCCGACCATAA